A region of Bacillus cabrialesii DNA encodes the following proteins:
- the bmrA gene encoding multidrug resistance ABC transporter ATP-binding protein/permease BmrA codes for MPTQQQKSKSKLKPFFALVKRTNPSYGKLAFALVLSIVTTLVSLLIPLLTKQLVDGFSMSNLSSMQIGLIALVFFVQAGLSAYATYALNYNGQKIISGLRDLLWKKLIKLPVSYFDTNASGETISRVTNDTMVVKELITTHISGFITGIISVIGSLTILFIMNWKLTLLVLVVVPLAALILMPIGRKMFSISRETQDETARFTGLLNQILPEIRLVKASNAEDVEYGRGKTGISSLFKLGVREAKVQSFVGPLISLVLMAALVAVIGYGGMQVSSGELTAGALVAFILYLFQIIMPMGQITTFFTQLQKSIGATERMIEILAEEEEDTVTGKQIENAHLPIQLDRVSFGYKPDQLILKEISAVIEAGKVTAIVGPSGGGKTTLFKLLERFYSPTAGIIRLGDEPIDTYSLESWREHIGYVSQESPLMSGTIRENICYGLERDVTDAEVEKAAEMAYALNFIKELPNQLDTEVGERGIMLSGGQRQRIAIARALLRDPSILMLDEATSSLDSQSEKSVQQALDVLMEGRTTIVIAHRLSTVVDADQLLFVEKGEITGRGTHHELMASHDLYRDFAEQQLKMNADLENKAG; via the coding sequence ATGCCAACCCAGCAACAAAAATCTAAGAGTAAATTGAAACCCTTTTTTGCATTAGTAAAGCGGACTAATCCTTCTTATGGAAAGCTTGCCTTTGCGCTGGTTCTCAGTATTGTGACCACACTGGTCAGCCTGCTGATTCCATTATTGACAAAGCAGCTTGTCGATGGATTTTCTATGTCAAATCTGTCAAGCATGCAAATCGGACTCATCGCGCTAGTTTTTTTCGTTCAAGCTGGTTTAAGCGCTTATGCCACATATGCGCTTAACTATAACGGACAAAAAATCATCTCCGGGTTGAGGGATTTATTATGGAAGAAATTAATTAAACTTCCTGTCTCTTATTTTGATACCAACGCTTCCGGAGAAACGATCAGCCGGGTAACGAATGATACGATGGTGGTCAAAGAACTGATCACGACCCATATCAGCGGATTTATTACAGGCATCATTTCTGTCATTGGATCACTGACCATCTTATTTATTATGAACTGGAAGCTGACGCTACTTGTGTTAGTGGTCGTTCCGCTGGCCGCTCTTATCTTAATGCCGATTGGTCGGAAAATGTTCTCCATTTCCCGGGAAACCCAAGATGAAACAGCCCGTTTTACAGGCCTGCTGAATCAAATTCTCCCGGAAATCAGACTCGTTAAGGCTTCAAATGCGGAGGATGTCGAATATGGGCGCGGGAAGACGGGGATTTCTTCATTATTTAAACTAGGAGTTCGCGAAGCCAAGGTTCAGTCTTTTGTCGGCCCGCTTATTTCACTCGTGTTAATGGCAGCGCTTGTGGCGGTTATCGGATACGGCGGCATGCAGGTATCATCCGGCGAGCTGACCGCAGGGGCGCTCGTGGCTTTTATTTTATATTTGTTCCAAATTATTATGCCGATGGGCCAAATTACAACGTTCTTCACACAGCTGCAAAAATCAATCGGCGCAACAGAACGGATGATTGAGATTTTAGCAGAGGAAGAGGAAGATACGGTCACAGGAAAACAAATCGAAAACGCACATCTGCCTATTCAGCTTGATCGTGTGTCTTTTGGATATAAGCCTGATCAGTTGATCTTGAAAGAGATCAGCGCTGTCATTGAAGCTGGGAAAGTAACAGCGATTGTCGGTCCGAGCGGCGGCGGGAAAACGACGCTGTTTAAACTGCTTGAACGTTTTTATTCTCCAACTGCAGGGATCATTCGGCTGGGGGACGAGCCGATTGACACTTACTCGCTTGAATCGTGGCGGGAGCACATCGGGTATGTGTCACAGGAAAGTCCGTTAATGTCGGGGACAATCAGAGAAAATATTTGCTACGGGTTAGAACGTGATGTAACGGATGCCGAAGTCGAAAAAGCCGCAGAGATGGCATACGCGCTCAATTTTATTAAGGAACTGCCGAATCAGCTTGATACAGAGGTGGGAGAACGCGGTATTATGCTGTCAGGCGGACAGAGGCAAAGAATCGCGATTGCGAGAGCGCTTCTCCGAGATCCGAGCATTCTTATGCTGGATGAAGCCACTTCAAGCCTCGACAGCCAATCTGAAAAATCAGTCCAGCAGGCGCTTGACGTGCTGATGGAGGGCCGTACAACGATCGTCATCGCTCACCGCTTATCTACTGTTGTAGACGCGGACCAGCTTTTGTTTGTTGAAAAAGGAGAAATTACCGGACGGGGAACACATCATGAATTAATGGCTTCCCATGATCTATATAGAGATTTTGCTGAACAACAGCTAAAAATGAACGCAGATTTAGAAAACAAAGCCGGGTAA